The DNA sequence CATACCTGTTCTCCACCTGGTGTTCTGTTCATTGAGTGCATCACACAGGATATGACCTCAAAGCAAatgttctctccctccttgtcacAATCAAGCCACAACACCAGGTAGTCTGAGCCACGAGCCTCTTTCCCTAGAAACTCTGGCATTCTTAGCTTGGCAGttgcttccttcttctctgtGGGACACCGGAACAACTCggcctgaacacacacacacacacacaaaggaattaGGGACTACCATGTGTAAGTGTGCTGAGTTCACACAAGCTTTCCTTCTTGTGTGCCCTTTAGAATGTCTCCATCATTTTACATCTATTGAAATTGTGCTCTTTGTCACATGCTTCCTCTTTGTGACACCATCAActgtcacacacatacacacacccacacccacacccatacCCAGACACTCACCGGGTCAACCCTATCCCAGTTGTTGTACTTTCCTGGGAAATCAAGGGACATGACGTGGCCACACACAGAAGTCATCTTGAACCGCACACTCTGCTCCCGGAAGACACCGGTCCACTCATGCACGCTACATGCTCCATTGAACCCTGTGGGCAAGTAAGAAATTAACATCACACTTAGTTATCTGAACATTAGCAACAACTCACCATTACTCTTTCCTTATGAGTGGGGCCATGTGTACTTTGGGGCCGAGGGATCCTCAGGCGCacaggttcgaatcctggccactGTCTGAGgctaggaagggcatccactcagggtaatggttcccaaatgccaaatccaaaatcCTTCATAAGAAAGCACCATCCCAGTCCTGATAGACTAGGAAAACCAGACATAAACTGCAACcccatggggaaaaaaaaactctcttaaTGAGTACTTAGATATAAGTGTAGACTCATTTTGCTTTTGTCAAATTACAACACCCTTTCAGATTGGGACAGATTGTCACTGCCAGTGTATTCCTTACACCTTGTAAAAGAAAGTGGAATAAGGAGACTAGGAAACTCCatgctgtattttttcttccataataTCAGGTGTAACATCTTATCTGGGTTACCTTACTTTAACAGGAATATCTGCCAGATACTTACATTAATCATTACTTTAGTCCTGCTAAGCCAAATATATACACATTATTCATGTATTATTTAGCAGAGCCATATCCTCCCACTATTCAATCTTTACCTCCTTAATTATACAGTCCTCCTGCATTTTATTATCATGATGAGGGTCTTACTCCTGCAACAATCACTACTGTCTTCCATTCAAAACATATTCGAATcttaaaaaacacaacaaccaAGGATGACAGATGACTGAGAACAAAACTATATACATCTTAATGGTTGAACTGGGTCGGCGATCTTTTAATTAACCAGAAAATCTCAGCATCAATTCATTCAAAACACCAAGAcctaagagagggaaggatactGAAATTTGGGATGCGGCTTACCAAAAAAACTGACCTCGGTAGGGTGACACACGGGCACAAGTCACAGCCAGGCCTTGACATGCACACTGTACACCAGGGACACCATTACTTCATACTTACGCCGTTCGTTTTGCTCACgatcattaaccctttcactactaccTGCTATATCCTTCCACTTTGAGGCATTTCCTATTGTTTTACAGCCACGATTTAACATTTCACTGGCTACACACTGGGGAATttactctttttatctctttcccttcttacaGTGTCTTAAAGGTACTATTAATTATGTGAATTGTTGCACATCGTAGTGAAAAAGTGACGAAGCCCACGACCCCAAGCAGAGTAATTCGCATCAACACCAGCATCACTCCAGGCCGGCTTGGTACTCACCCTTCCTGGAGGAGCATTTCTTGCCGCTCAGAATCTCAGCTAAACTCTGTGCCAAGGAAGGCTTCTCCGCCACCATGAACACGGACTTCATGGTGCTCTGCAGGGTTCCTGACGCTGCTTAGGCAAATATTTAGTGGTACTTGACGTGTCCTCACGCCTCCATCCTTCCCCCTCAACTTGAAGttgaaggtaaagaagaggTCCGCTTTTTGATTGGCgctccctcattttcttatccAGGGAAAGAAATCAAACATAGATATTATTGcttgagaagaaaaatattgagagGGCTAGACAAATACTAACTGAAactgggagaaaagagaagaggaaagaacaacAATTTAAGAGAAAAGCGCCGTTGAATAGGGAGTATCCATAAATGCTTGCTCTCTCACCTCGGCTATTTTCAAAAGTAACACActcacagaaatgattagccgggttttcaagagtgttccttctgttaataatatagaaatattcttgtaaaaaaaaaatgtcattcatcacgaaaagaagaaaaaataaataaacaaataaaataaaaataaataaataaataaaaatccacaTAACTTAAATCAACAATATCTTCCTCCTTAAACAATGATCTctccaatatttatttatttatttttttttgcatatggaggaaaaagagagatcgATCAAAATAAAGACCTTCCTGCTTTAAAGTCAAGTGGAGGGGGGAAAGATTTGCCTCCAATCTACCCATCTttccactcatccattcatccatccatccattcatttattcatctattcatcatccatctattcagtcattcattcagtcattcattcatccatccactcatctatccgtccatccaACTAtacatccattcatctatttatccaatcatccatccacccatctactcatccattcatccattcatccatccatccatttatccttccattcatccatccatccactcgtccattcatttttttatccatcTACCTATTCACTCATCCATCTATCAATGAATATGGTTTCCAAATTGTCTCGAAACAGTTTGCAAATGGTATGGAAACATTTtcgaaagtctctctctctctctctctctctctctctctctctctctctctctctctctctctctctctctcttgtttctgtaTATTAACTTTATAAAGGAATACTATAGGGTTTAGggaaatctgtgtgtgtgtgtgtgtgtgtgtgtgtgtgtgtgtgtgtgtgtgtgtgtgtctacaacTAAGAGAGTAACACAACACTTCTAAAGAAGAATGCAGTGCACTGACAGGTACTAGTAaaaacgatctctctctctctctctctctctctctctctctctctctctctctctctctctctctctctctctctctctctctctctctcaacaatagACTCGCTCACTCGCTGAGTACATTCACTATAGTCAACCACAAAATATGCGGTCaagattcactcactcactcacccagccGGTCATTCCAGTACCATCCTGATTTTCCACTCAGCCAAAACTAAATcaatctctctttttattattattactactattactactactactactgctactactactactactactactactactactactactactattacgagcGAGGCAAAATTTACTATGGAGATTGGAGTTTCATTTTGAGCAACCAGTCCCGGCCCAACCGTAACGCTATTCAAACGCTAAGATCTCTGGAAGTACGCGGGCGATCATAACGAAATTAGCACCATATGATAGTacaactctatcaattttatatcatatagctttcatctcttctgttGATTAAACTTAATAGTTAACTTGCAAAAATTAGAAGTctaaaaatgggattttttccAAACTTCTCAATTTTCacctacatttttctctcagCATGACCGGACAGATACCATTGAACGCttaatgaaatttcctatccaacggTATATAACAACCATTTCGCTCATAAAGTTTTGAGCtagactgattttttttttttccaatattagGCTTGTCCGCCATATCCAGTGTGAaatcaccactctctctctctctctctctctctctctctctctctctctctctctctctttctttttctctctcttattgaaaTACTCCTACTGATACACTGCTGACAACTTCGCTCGTCAGTCGCCTTCTAGGCGTTttactggtattattattattattattattattattattattattattattattattattattattattattattattattactattattattattccagtcGAAGTCGAAGTAGAATATAGACCAAAAGGTAACAGGGTTTCTGTAACGACGCAGCTCCGCGTCCAGGGCGAGTGGCGTGGAAGCCGTGAGAGGCAGTCACGCCCCGACTCTGGTAGATACTACGGAAGGAGGAGCCTCCATCCTTAGATACCGGGGCCAGGATGGGGCGCAGGTCCTCGTGTCTAACTGAAGCGACCGCCGTCCCCTTGGACCGGCTGGCCCAGAAGGACGAAGCCGCCCGCGTCAGGGTTCACTGCATGGCGGGCGGGGAGTATATTTCCGAAGTCTGGAAGAGTAGGTGCCAGTCACTCTTGAACACACTAGACCAGTTTAAGCCAGGTTACATTAGCTTACATTTAAGTTCGAGAATTTTGAGCGGAATGACAATTCGAGTTTTTCTGAGAACACCATGTGGCTATAGTTTCAGAACTGTAGCCGAGCGTATTCACAGGTGAGCGCATATACTCGCATAATCTTGAGAAAAATGCGGGCGGGGCTACCGCCCGTATTTTTCGCGGAGGAGATGCCCTTGGCCGATCTCCGGCTAAAAATCACTACCACAGGACGGCACACTGTGACCCCAGCGGAAGACGAGGGTGTGGGGCTCGTAGACCCAGAGGTGATAGAAGGGGGAGGGCAGGGGGCGAGTTCTCCCCCACCACTTCATCACCAGTTAAAGGGAATACTTTATGGGAGGGACACGGCATAGAGCAGGGAGCAGCGGGGCGCACCGCACCCTTTTCCAGACTGCCCAAGTAATGTGCCTCACACTGGCGAGTACTTCCCTCACTgaacagggaaaggaaaggggtgagggggaggggggcaacCTGGGCAGCCTTCTAGCCCACGCTGCCCATCCCTCCTTGTCCCCTGGGCAGCCTCCTGGGCCGGGCTGCTCCctacccccctcccttccctgctcgGTGAGGGAAGTACTCCAGGGCGGCGTAATACATTGCCAGTGTGAGGCACATCACTTGGGCAGTCTGGGGCAGGGTATCCTACATTGGGCGGGTGCGGTGAGTCCCGCTGCccaagtggagggaggagggacgggCAGTCCGGGCTACGGGGCATGTCAGTTTATCGCTTTAAGTTGTAAAACTtcacaaaacgaaaaaaaagaaaaaaagaaaaaaaagttcactggcttattttatttatttatttatttattttttagcaaaGAATGGCAGGGTAGTATGACGGCGGGTGGGGATCACACCCTTATTTTCACAGTGTGGATgatcaggaaggaggaggaggaggaggaggaggaagactaaggaggagaagcaggaggaagagaatgacgaggacgaggacgaagacgaaaagaaaagggaggcggaggagagaaaaaacaaaacaaaacaagaacagaataagagagagagagagagagagagagagagagagagagagagagagagagagagagagagagagagagagagagagacgcctacACCCGCCACTCTGCACCTATCTGTTTCACCTCCTGTTGGCATGGAAGTGACCTCAAGGATTTAATTAGGCCTGTAATGGAAGGTAGGGACTTGGGGTGGGGAGTGTTAGTCACACGTTTTCATAAGTTGGagggtggagaaggaaaagaaatgggaaaggaaggggggggaagaggaggagaaggaggcaagattagaagaagaagaagaagaagaagaagaagaagaagaagaagaggaagaggaagaagaagaagaagaagaagaagaagaagaagaagaagaagaagaagaagaagaagatagatagatagatagatagatagatagatagatagatagatagacagagagagagagagagagagagagagagagagagagagagagagagagagagagagagagagagagagagagagagagagagagatagtgtctGACTTCATCTGACCCCTCGTCTCCCCTTAAGGActcaggtcacacacacacacacacacacacacacacacacacacacacacacacacatcacatcacatcacagccaatatgtttttttttttcgtaaatattCTCATACTGTAAAGAAATagtaaaaggaaagggagaggagcagaaaggagggagaaggacgcggaggagaggaataagaggaggatgaaaagtagAATATTCATATAGTAGGTATATAGTTTTGTTCTTTAAAATTTTATACTAATGTAATTTTGGAAAGGTTTAGTGTAATTTTACAATGTTTCATTTATGTAATGTTTAATTCGTTCCTTAATAGTATGAATTTCATATTAATGCAATTTTAAACTGACTTTTTATTTTAAATGACaatgtattgtgttttttttttctaaaatatTTTGATAGTGTTCTATGTATCTTCTTttgaagggaaataaatgaataaataaatagataaataaataaataataataataataataataataataataataataataataataataataataataataataataaaatatgttattttttctttttaaattcgTTCAAAAGTGAAATATGTTTATAATTTAGGCACCACTACTAAGAAGTCTAAAGAACACACATTTCACATATGTACTGTacaatgttttttctttaagtaaggaacgtattatttattatcagattaaaaattttgaaaacgatatttttaaacttttcttttttctttaagatCTGaacctacaatttttttttccaaaattacataatatttaatcatgaaaagtggaaaaaaaatatagtcatAGAAAGTACATATCAatcaataaagtttttttttttaatactttctaATTTTCGTTTAAATGTGAAATAGGATTATTATCTACGCACCACTACTAAGAACCCAAGATAATATTTTACATACTTCAGTAAGGAAAATATCTATCATCAGATAAATAATTCGAGATTGTAAATTTTTAGCACTTTTTAAAGGTCAAGACCGCCTTGAAATGAGACCCAACAGCCTGCCGGGACCAAGACCAAACCCAAGTGTCAAGGTCTGGCTATTGCGAAATGACAACCTGAAGTCTATTTAGAGCGGCGTGGATGTGAATCGTCACTAGTCTCTCCCCTCATGAATATTCACTGGGCGCCTGACGGGAATGAAGGCAAGATGGTGACGGCTGCATAAGTTTGAAGTCCACTGGAGAACTTATTGAGGGTtcgtgttgctgctgttgtataGAGTAGGTTAATGCAAGGATAAGCAAGGAGTCCTGGGAGTGAGGTTGCCAACTAAATTCCCATTCCGTTCCGTTTCTTGAATAAGTGTTACAGTTTTCCTGAGGCgacattctcaaacatttcgaCGGGTTATCTCCACTGTCTATAGGACttgagttttcatgattttagtgatagtttacaAGGTCTCTACATCATCAGCTAAAAAGACAATCAAGAGAACCCAATGAGATGacaaagtgtttcaaaatacggatCTAAGCGGGAGTCAATCTCAGGCGACATTCGGCGGGAACCAACAGGAGGAAGCACCTTAACACCACGCTGATGCCACTAACCAGTAATGCACCATGGCCACCCAGAACACATAGCCAGGGACTCACAGCTCGGGGTGATGGATGACGCCACACTTCCGCCAACGCACCACACACGGCACGCCAGTTGAAGACCAGCCTTGTTACAACACAGATGTCCGTGAGGGTGTGGCTTATTAAATCTGTTTCAAATGAGTATACATGTGGAAGGCAGGAATGTATAGAGGGACATAGATAAGGACGGTGGATTATACATGAGAAAGGCAGCGGTGTGTGGAAGGGTATGGGGTAGGTATAGATGTGGCAGGCAGGAccgaagggaagggatggatggtggagggagggagggaagggatggtggagggagggagggaagggatggtggagagggagggagggagtgaaggagggacgcGAAGTGGTGTGTGATGAAGGGCAGCGACCAGCAAGAGTAATTACCCGTGACTTATCTACTTCAGTAAGTGTTGGCTGTGTACAGTGAAACACTTGCTGAGGTGAGACGATACGCAATCAGGTACGAGTCTCCCCTCACTGCTCTCACCTCATCCCTGCGCTGCACTATAATGTGCTTATAGTGCTGGACATGTATAGAAATACATCATACACGTCTCAGGTTATCATTCCCATCATGGCATGCCTGTATcgagttttccttattttcttcaagtGTGACTGTTTACAGTGTGAGATAAACAGCTGTAAAGTGACACAAGATCTCGTGTTTCACGGTCACGGtgaacaccattaaaaaaaaaaaaattcacaaatggcatcatagagaaacataaaattGATCATGCAACGCAAAATCTTCATTCAAACTGATCTCACCTTCATGCAGATTTTGCGTCTTAGGACATGACtgcatttatgttttttttaagagaagCCTCGCTGCGGCAGGAGCTGCATCAACACGCAAGGCTGGTGGGAAGCGTGGCACCAAGCCAGGGCGGAGGCGTGGAGGGGAACGAGTGCCAAGACATGGCCTCAGTGCCTCATTGCGACCCCCGCGCGCCTgcccacttctcttcctcaggTGTCCCTCGGTTCCCCACCGCCCGCCCGCACTCAGCActgcgaggaaaaaaaaaaaaaaaaaccgtgcacCATTATACACATAGCGACCCGTGGAGTGACTTTGTGCATGACCACTACGAGTGCAACGCAAGACTGCATGAAAGGATATGTTACGTATGGGATGTGCATTCCTTAACCCTTAAGTGTTGTTGACAAGAGACCCAATCCGGCTCCGGCCATGCCGCCCTACAAGCCCGTCCACACGCTGCGGGCCTTCGCTAAGGACAAGGTGCTGTACAACATATGTGCCGTCATACTCGACGAAATATACTTCGGCCAAGACGAAAACTGGGAGATCTACGGGGCGACCTTGTCCGTGCGGCTGGGTTTAGTGCGGGACATTGTGACGGGCGCCCTCACGCCCTGCCTTCTGGAGGACATACTCAACACTATCCTGTCCCGGGACGAggcggtggaggcggtggtgagGTATCTAGCCATTCAGGTGCTGCTGGTGGAGGGCGTGCGGAGTGTAAATGTTGGTAACTTCCCTGAGGCTTACCACACGCTGGTGCTGCACGCCGTGGCCAAGAACGGCACGGGTATACACCAGCTGGACCTGCGCGGCCTATGGGTGAAGGGCGAGCACAAGAATGCTCTCATGAGGGTGCTGAGGAAGCTCTCCGACATCAGGAAGTTGACTCTGCGCTACACGTGTGACGATGATATGCTGGCCACGCTGGGGAAGTACAGCGAAAACCTGCAGAAGCTCGATATCTCTGGGTCCCACGCCATCACGGAGGAGGGCGTGAGGAAGCTGTGTGATTACCCTTCCCGTGTGGTCATGAGCAAACTGTCGGAGAGTTTACAAATCGTGGATCTGGGTGGGCCAGGCTCCAAGGGTCTGCCGCCCTCCTACGCTAGCTACCTGTTGCTCCACCTGCCGCAACTGGTCAGCTTGGGCTCCTACGAgcacaccgccgccgccgttgACCTCGCCCTTCAGAGCCGCCCGGAGAAGAAGTTTGGGCTGCGGTACATGCATGACTTGATCACTTCACACAAGCGGTTCATGTCCGTAGTCAGCGGGTGTCCTAAACTTACGTCAGTGTACTTTGATTGTCCCAAGGACAAAGTTGTCCACAACCTGGATCAACTCAAAGAGCTCAGAGAAATCAAGATGAACAAAGTGCGATGGAGCGACGTGGAGATTATGCTGCAGAAAATGGGCGGCCGCGTCAGGAGTCTATTCCTGCTATCCGTGTTCGGCCAGCTGGACCTGGTGGAGCTGGGCAGGTTGTGTCCCCGCCTGCTGCGGCTGGAGCTGCACAACGCCATGCTGCTGTGCTCAGTGGACACCCACGACACCGCCTTCCGCCAGGTGCGGGAGCTGTTCATCTACACCAACAGCATCAGCTTGTCCTGCGTGAAGCTGCTTCTCAACCAGTGTGTAGAGGCCGAACACTTCGCTCTGGGGGACTGCGGCGTCCTCACTGACGGCCTGCTTCACGCCAGCCTGCTCCAACACTCCCTCCGCCACGTGCGTCACATCTGGTTCGGCGTGGCGGAGCACCTCACCGTGCAGGCGCTGCAGTCGCTGCTGGAGTACTGCCCACAGCTCACCAGCGTGGGAAACCTGGCGGCCTGGGACGTGCGCCCCGAACACATCGACCTGCTGCGGGTGGAGATGTATCTTACCAACCGTGACCTCACCCTGCACGAGGTGGGCCCGCAGGACTCCGAGGAGTGGGTGCCCATCCTGGTGGTGTGACTCCCTGCACCGACACGCCGCCCTGGAGCG is a window from the Scylla paramamosain isolate STU-SP2022 chromosome 26, ASM3559412v1, whole genome shotgun sequence genome containing:
- the LOC135113638 gene encoding uncharacterized protein LOC135113638, whose amino-acid sequence is MPPYKPVHTLRAFAKDKVLYNICAVILDEIYFGQDENWEIYGATLSVRLGLVRDIVTGALTPCLLEDILNTILSRDEAVEAVVRYLAIQVLLVEGVRSVNVGNFPEAYHTLVLHAVAKNGTGIHQLDLRGLWVKGEHKNALMRVLRKLSDIRKLTLRYTCDDDMLATLGKYSENLQKLDISGSHAITEEGVRKLCDYPSRVVMSKLSESLQIVDLGGPGSKGLPPSYASYLLLHLPQLVSLGSYEHTAAAVDLALQSRPEKKFGLRYMHDLITSHKRFMSVVSGCPKLTSVYFDCPKDKVVHNLDQLKELREIKMNKVRWSDVEIMLQKMGGRVRSLFLLSVFGQLDLVELGRLCPRLLRLELHNAMLLCSVDTHDTAFRQVRELFIYTNSISLSCVKLLLNQCVEAEHFALGDCGVLTDGLLHASLLQHSLRHVRHIWFGVAEHLTVQALQSLLEYCPQLTSVGNLAAWDVRPEHIDLLRVEMYLTNRDLTLHEVGPQDSEEWVPILVV